One Nicotiana tomentosiformis chromosome 4, ASM39032v3, whole genome shotgun sequence genomic window carries:
- the LOC138910517 gene encoding uncharacterized protein — MGKGAARTTSRAVPVDPPVGDELVGPSQAQPVPIVIPGLQEALAHILTTCTSLAQAVSIPDAATTSQDEQRRLERFGRLQPPSFSGGEGGDAQGFLDRCLRILRTACILETSGVSFTAFQFSGVAFIWWEAYERHKTVGATPFTWQQFSILFLEKFMPQSRRNELRKQFEQLCQGDMSVT; from the exons ATGGGCAAAGGTGCAGCTCGCACAACATCTAGGGCAGTACCTGTAGACCCACCAGTTGGGGATGAGCTTGTGGGACCATCTCAGGCACAAcccgtgcccattgtgattccaggccttcaggaggccttagctcatatTCTGAccacgtgtaccagtcttgctcaggcggtctctattccgGACgcagcaaccacttctcag gatgagcagcgtagattggagaggtttgggaggctccagcctccatctttcagtggtggaGAGGGAGGGGATGCACAGGGCTTCTTGGACAGATGTctgaggatactccgtacagcctgtattctggagaccagtggggtttcGTTCACTGCCTTTCAGTTCTCAGGGGTTGCATTCatttggtgggaggcttacgaaaGGCATAAGACGGTCGGCGCAACACcctttacttggcagcagttctccattctctttctggagaagttcatgcctcagtcccgcagaaaTGAGTTGCGCaagcagttcgagcagctttgtcagggtgatatgtctgtgacatag